A region from the Lycium barbarum isolate Lr01 chromosome 8, ASM1917538v2, whole genome shotgun sequence genome encodes:
- the LOC132605412 gene encoding auxin-induced protein X15-like gives MFAGTTSPKRISKMLKKIIQFSRRSSFRRAIDDWEDDMASLPPPKDVKEGHFVVHAIDDGKPRRFVLDLSYLADPGFLRLLEQAEEEFGFEQEGVLAIPCGHSDLEKILESRKKNKR, from the coding sequence ATGTTTGCAGGTACAACGAGCCCAAAGCGAATCTCAAAGATGCTGAAAAAGATCATTCAATTCTCAAGAAGATCCAGTTTCAGGCGTGCTATCGATGATTGGGAAGACGATATGGCCTCATTGCCTCCTCCGAAAGATGTGAAGGAAGGGCATTTTGTGGTGCATGCAATTGATGATGGTAAACCAAGGAGGTTTGTCTTAGATTTGAGCTAtttggcggatccaggatttctgaggttgttggagcaagctGAGGAAGAATTTGGCTTCGAACAAGAAGGGGTTCTTGCTATCCCTTGCGGGCATAGTGACTTGGAGAAAATTCTTGAAAGCAGGAAGAAGAACAAGAGATGA
- the LOC132607123 gene encoding heavy metal-associated isoprenylated plant protein 6-like, whose translation MGEKKENIKAKDEGIATILLKLDLHCEGCAKKVKRSVRHFEGVEEVKADYSTGKLMVKGNVDPLWLRERVEIKTKKKVQLLPDQPKKGSGGGGGDSSGRGDTKSDEKVEKKAKEKMPEDEKPKKAHFNTEVMKVRLHCDSGSALKVKRFIKELTPYLKDKLNRTVDVVPPKQDDGSGGGYNKEKELASGGKKKDGGGDNRKKEKEASVGGSGSKKKDGESPVAPSKNTEPKERKAEVMNKMEYNGYNNPNTYYGNNPNTYYAMPPRYNQNYYNQDYGVAMHNHGYGHTGYVPPQHDHGYGQTGYVPPPPDHGYGHRGYVPPSHDHGYGHTGYVPPPYSAPQFFSDENPNACSVM comes from the exons ATGGGTGAG AAAAAGGAAAACATCAAAGCAAAAGATGAAGGCATCGCTACTATTCTGTTAAAGCTTGATTTGCATTGTGAAGGTTGTGCCAAGAAAGTCAAACGTTCTGTTCGTCACTTTGAag GTGTGGAAGAGGTGAAAGCGGATTACAGTACTGGAAAATTGATGGTGAAAGGGAATGTGGACCCCTTATGGCTCCGGGAAAGGGTCGAAATCAAGACAAAgaaaaaagtgcaactcctcccTGATCAGCCCAAAAAGGGCAGTGGCGGTGGCGGTGGCGATAGCAGCGGCAGAGGAGATACAAAATCCGATGAGAAGGTTGAGAAAAAGGCAAAGGAGAAGATGCCTGAGGATGAAAAGCCCAAAAAG GCTCATTTCAACACAGAGGTAATGAAGGTTCGGCTGCACTGTGATTCCGGGTCTGCACTAAAAGTGAAGCGATTTATAAAGGAACTAACACCATACTTGAAAGATAAATTGAATCGGACTGTAGATGTTGTTCCACCAAAGCAAGACGATGGATCAGGTGGCGGCTATAACAAGGAGAAAGAACTTGCCAGTGGCGGCAAAAAGAAAGATGGTGGAGGTGACAACaggaagaaggagaaagaagcTAGCGTTGGTGGCAGTGGCAGCAAAAAGAAAGATGGTGAATCTCCGGTGGCGCCAAGTAAAAATACAGAGCCAAAAGAGCGAAAGGCAGAGGTGATGAACAAAATGGAATACAATGGTTACAATAATCCAAATACGTACTATGGCAATAATCCAAATACGTACTATGCAATGCCACCAAGGTACAATCAAAATTACTACAATCAAGATTATGGCGTGGCAATGCACAATCATGGTTATGGTCATACTGGCTATGTGCCACCACAACATGATCATGGTTATGGTCAGACTGGCTATGTGCCACCGCCACCGGATCATGGTTATGGTCATCGTGGCTATGTGCCACCATCACACGATCATGGTTATGGTCATACAGGCTATGTGCCACCACCATACTCTGCGCCTCAATTTTTCAGCGATGAAAATCCTAATGCTTGTTCCGTCATGTGA